A single window of Gossypium hirsutum isolate 1008001.06 chromosome A10, Gossypium_hirsutum_v2.1, whole genome shotgun sequence DNA harbors:
- the LOC107897524 gene encoding geranylgeranyl pyrophosphate synthase, chloroplastic, whose protein sequence is MASVNLGSLVQSYSIFNQASRTNSKSFPLPRSFPFNPFKNISSSTPKRHSFTSLPSISSVLTKEDAVMEEDQDPQLPSFDFKSFMVQKGNAVDQALDSAVPLRDPVKIHEAMRYSLLAGGKRVRPVLCLASCDLVGGKESMAMPAACALEMIHTMSLVHDDLPCMDNDDLRRGKPTNHKVYGEDIAVLAGDALLAFSFEHIAVSTVGVTPERIVRAIGELAKSIGTEGLAAGQVVDISSEGLTDVGLDHLEFIHVHKTAALLEAAAVLGAILGGGRDEDVEKLRKFARNIGLLFQVVDDILDVTKSSKELGKTAGKDLVADKVTYPKLMGINKSKEFAEKLKSDALELLQGFDPEKSAPLIALANYIAYRQN, encoded by the coding sequence atggCTTCAGTGAATCTGGGTTCTTTGGTTCAATCATACTCCATTTTCAACCAAGCTTCCAGAACCAATTCCAAGTCTTTTCCTTTACCCAGATCCTTTCCCTTCAATCCCTTCAAGAATATCTCATCTTCAACTCCCAAAAGACATAGCTTTACATCTCTTCCTTCGATATCCTCAGTCCTTACCAAAGAAGACGCGGTCATGGAAGAAGACCAAGACCCTCAATTACCAAGTTTTGATTTCAAATCATTCATGGTACAGAAGGGTAATGCAGTTGACCAGGCCCTGGACTCGGCTGTTCCACTCCGTGACCCTGTTAAAATCCATGAAGCAATGCGTTACTCCCTTTTAGCCGGTGGCAAAAGGGTCCGCCCGGTTCTTTGTTTGGCTTCCTGTGACCTTGTTGGTGGCAAAGAATCCATGGCTATGCCAGCAGCTTGTGCTCTTGAAATGATCCACACCATGTCTTTAGTCCACGATGATCTTCCTTGCATGGACAACGATGATCTTCGTAGAGGGAAACCAACTAACCACAAAGTTTATGGTGAAGATATAGCTGTGTTAGCAGGGGATGCTCTTTTAGCCTTTTCGTTTGAACATATAGCTGTATCCACAGTTGGTGTCACACCTGAGAGGATTGTAAGAGCAATTGGGGAATTAGCTAAATCTATTGGGACTGAAGGGTTGGCGGCTGGTCAAGTTGTGGATATAAGCAGTGAGGGTCTAACCGATGTGGGGTTGGATCATTTAGAATTCATTCATGTTCATAAAACTGCTGCTTTGCTTGAAGCAGCTGCGGTTTTAGGGGCTATTCTTGGTGGTGGACGTGATGAAGATGTGGAAAAGTTGAGGAAATTTGCAAGGAATATTGGGCTTTTATTTCAAGTTGTGGATGATATTCTTGATGTAACAAAGTCATCTAAAGAATTAGGGAAGACTGCAGGGAAAGATTTGGTGGCTGATAAAGTGACTTATCCTAAATTGATGGGGATAAACAAATCAAAGGAGTTTGCAGAGAAGTTGAAGAGTGATGCATTAGAGTTGCTTCAAGGGTTTGATCCTGAGAAATCTGCCCCCTTAATTGCTTTAGCTAATTATATAGCTTACAGGCAAAATTAG